From one Perca flavescens isolate YP-PL-M2 chromosome 4, PFLA_1.0, whole genome shotgun sequence genomic stretch:
- the gnat1 gene encoding guanine nucleotide-binding protein G(t) subunit alpha-1 — protein sequence MGAGASAEEKHSRGLEKKLKEDADRDARTVKLLLLGAGESGKSTIVKQMKIIHQDGYSLEESMEFIVIIYSNTLQSIMAIVKAMSTFNMNYGHPDQQDDARKLMHLADTIEEGTMPKEMSDIILRLWKDSGIQACFERASEYQLNDSAGYYLSDLERLIQPGYVPTEQDVLRSRVKTTGIIETTFGLKDLNFRMFDVGGQRSERKKWIHCFEGVTCIIFIAALSAYDMVLVEDDEVNRMHESLHLFNSICNHRYFATTSIVLFLNKKDVFTEKIKKAHLSMCFPEYDGPNTYEDAGNYIKLQFLDLNLRRDIKEIYSHMTCATDTENVKFVFDAVTDIIIKENLKDCGLF from the exons AAGGAGGATGCCGACAGGGATGCAAGAACTGttaagctgctgctgctag GCGCTGGAGAATCTGGCAAAAGCACTATCGTCAAACAGATGAA AATTATCCACCAAGATGGCTACTCACTTGAAGAATCCATGGAGTTCATTGTCATCATCTACAGCAACACCCTGCAGTCCATCATGGCCATTGTGAAGGCCATGAGCACATTTAATATGAACTATGGCCACCCTGATCAGCAG GATGATGCCAGGAAACTCATGCATCTTGCAGACACCATTGAGGAAGGAACCATGCCTAAAGAGATGTCAGACATAATTTTGCGCCTATGGAAGGATTCTGGCATTCAGGCGTGCTTTGAAAGGGCCTCAGAGTACCAACTCAATGACTCAGCTGGATA CTACCTGAGTGACTTGGAGCGGCTGATCCAACCAGGCTACGTGCCCACTGAGCAGGATGTGCTGCGATCAAGAGTGAAGACCACTGGTATCATCGAGACCACATTTGGCTTGAAAGATCTCAATTTCAG AATGTTTGATGTGGGTGGCCAGAGGTCAGAAAGGAAGAAGTGGATTCATTGTTTTGAAGGTGTGACCTGTATTATCTTCATTGCTGCTTTGAGCGCCTACGACATGGTGTTGGTGGAGGATGATGAAGTG AATCGAATGCATGAGAGTCTGCACTTGTTCAACAGTATCTGCAACCACCGCTACTTCGCCACCACCTCCATTGTACTCTTCCTCAACAAGAAAGATGTGTTTACTGAGAAGATCAAGAAAGCTCATCTCAGCATGTGCTTCCCTGAATACGATG GCCCCAATACATATGAGGATGCTGGTAACTACATCAAACTACAGTTCTTAGACCTGAACCTGCGCCGAGACATCAAAGAAATCTACTCTCACATGACCTGtgccacagacacagagaacGTCAAGTTTGTGTTTGACGCTGTAACCGACATCATAATCAAAGAAAACCTGAAAGACTGTGGTCTCTTCTAA